The Pan paniscus chromosome 3, NHGRI_mPanPan1-v2.0_pri, whole genome shotgun sequence genome includes a window with the following:
- the LOC134730325 gene encoding uncharacterized protein LOC134730325: MISQPTWRGPWKVPKGKSGSVPPRVQDSPRRAGRQPEQSERLGGWRCRVCCRPLRPSAPGHRTHSRGGRVKVGGSEMGAWGGGQTPPLNTRKQVQRLRAMVLQGRGLEEKFWWRGSRNSVQGLSAASRACKPAQPDLTQRGAPSRVPSHHLQLLLSPAVPPPSLILWAFAPPLPPFPSTNLSLCSLTPSSARDGPAKTDLLDLRPTSPNPPREKARAKAGRTDPAAAEGLRSLARQEQRWGAGSAQNPGKAPAGLYREQILRTLAQGWGAVRWCSSSWAVPVLQTRR; encoded by the exons ATGATTAGCCAGCCGACCTGGAGAGGGCCCTGGAAGGTGCCCAAAGGCAAGTCCGGTTCCGTCCCTCCTAGGGTCCAGGACAGCCCGCGCCGCGCGGGCCGGCAGCCGGAGCAGTCAGAGCGGCTGGGCGGTTGGCGCTGCCGGGTCTGCTGCCGACCTCTCAGGCCAAGCGCGCCTGGGCACCGCACTCACTCGCGGGGTGGGCGggtgaaggtgggaggatcagagATGGGAGCGTGGGGAGGGGGGCAAACCCCACCCTTAAACACAAGAAAACAGGTGCAGAGGCTGCGGGCGATGGTCCTGCAGGGGAGGGGACTGGAGGAGAAGTTTTGGTGGCGAGGGAGCAGGAACAGTGTCCAGGGTCTCTCAGCCGCCTCCCGGGCTTGCAAGCCCGCTCAGCCAGACCTTACCCAGAGGGGCGCCCCCTCGCGGGTCCCCAGCCACCACCTGCAGCTGCTGCTGTCACCTGCTGTGCCACCCCCAAGTTTGATACTCTGGGCGTTTGCGCCACCCCtacctcccttcccttccacgAATCTCTCCCTTTGCTCTCTAACCCCCAGTTCCGCGAGAGATGGCCCGGCGAAGACAGACCTCCTGGACTTGAGGCCGACTTCACCAAATCCGCCCCGGGAAAAGGCGAGGGCAAAGGCGGGGCGGACAGACCCAGCTGCGGCTGAGGGACTGAGGTCCCTAGCAAGGCAG gAGCAGAGATGGGGAGCTGGATCCGCGCAGAACCCCGGAAAAGCGCCAGCAGGATTGTACCGAGAACAAATCCTCCGCACCCTCGCCCAGGGCTGGGGCGCAGTGCGCTGGTGCTCCTCTAGCTGGGCGGTCCCTGTGCTCCAAACAAGAAG ataG
- the NPY2R gene encoding neuropeptide Y receptor type 2 — protein MGPIGAEADENQTVEEMKVEQYGPQTTPRGELVPDPEPELIDSTKLIEVQVVLILAYCSIILLGVIGNSLVIHVVIKFKSMRTVTNFFIANLAVADLLVNTLCLPFTLTYTLMGEWKMGPVLCHLVPYAQGLAVQVSTITLTVIALDRHRCIVYHLESKISKRISFLIIGLAWGISALLASPLAIFREYSLIEIIPDFEIVACTEKWPGEEKSIYGTVYSLSSLLILYVLPLGIISFSYTRIWSKLKNHVSPGAANDHYHQRRQKTTKMLVCVVVVFAVSWLPLHAFQLAVDIDSQVLDLKEYKLIFTVFHIIAMCSTFANPLLYGWMNSNYRKAFLSAFRCEQRLDAIHSEVSVTFKAKKNLEVRKNSGPNDSFTEATNV, from the coding sequence ATGGGTCCAATAGGTGCAGAGGCTGATGAGAACCAGACAGTGGAAGAAATGAAGGTGGAACAATACGGGCCACAAACAACTCCTAGAGGTGAACTGGTCCCTGACCCTGAGCCAGAGCTTATAGATAGTACCAAGCTGATTGAGGTACAAGTTGTTCTCATATTGGCCTACTGCTCCATTATCTTGCTTGGGGTAATTGGCAACTCCTTGGTGATCCATGTGGTGATCAAATTCAAGAGCATGCGCACAGTAACCAACTTTTTCATTGCCAATCTGGCTGTGGCAGATCTTTTGGTGAACACTCTGTGTCTACCGTTCACTCTTACCTATACCTTAATGGGGGAGTGGAAAATGGGTCCTGTCCTGTGCCACCTGGTGCCCTATGCCCAGGGCCTGGCAGTACAAGTATCCACAATCACCTTGACAGTAATTGCCCTGGACCGGCACAGGTGCATCGTCTACCACCTAGAGAGCAAGATCTCCAAGCGAATCAGCTTCCTGATTATTGGCTTGGCCTGGGGCATCAGTGCCCTGCTGGCAAGTCCCCTGGCCATCTTCCGGGAGTATTCGCTGATTGAGATCATTCCGGACTTTGAGATTGTGGCCTGTACTGAAAAGTGGCCTGGCGAGGAGAAGAGCATCTATGGCACTGTCTACAGTCTTTCTTCCTTGTTGATCTTGTATGTTTTGCCTCTGGGCATTATATCATTTTCCTACACTCGCATTTGGAGTAAATTGAAGAACCATGTCAGTCCTGGAGCTGCAAATGACCACTACCATCAGCGAAGGCAAAAAACCACCAAAATGctggtgtgtgtggtggtggtgtttgcGGTCAGCTGGCTGCCTCTCCATGCCTTCCAGCTTGCCGTTGACATTGACAGCCAGGTCCTGGACCTGAAGGAGTACAAACTCATCTTCACAGTGTTCCACATTATCGCTATGTGCTCCACTTTTGCCAATCCCCTTCTCTATGGCTGGATGAACAGCAACTACAGAAAGGCTTTCCTCTCGGCCTTCCGCTGTGAGCAGCGATTGGATGCCATTCATTCTGAGGTGTCCGTGACATTCAAGGCTAAAAAGAACCTGGAGGTCAGAAAGAACAGTGGCCCCAATGACTCTTTCACAGAGGCTACCAATGTCTAA